The Gemmatimonadota bacterium genome has a window encoding:
- a CDS encoding dihydroxy-acid dehydratase family protein, producing the protein MQKDYSEVKGPLRSQEWFNNPHNMGMTAVYVERYMNYGWTREELQSGKPVIGIAQTGGDLTPCNRIHVELVDRVKAGIRDNGGIPFEFPVHPIAEQGKRPTAALDRNLAYLGLVEILHGYPIDGVVLTTGCDKTTPACIMATCTMNLPSIVLSGGPMLDGHWRGRLAGSGTVVWEARERYAAGEIDYDGFMDIVTSSSPSVGHCNTMGTALSMNALAEALGLSLTGCAAIPAPYRARKQMAYRTGLRIVDMVKEDLTPDKVLTPEAFQNAIVVNSALGGSTNAPVHITAMARHIGLELPAKDWQTHGHHIPLLVNCQPAGEYLGEAFYRAGGVPAVMAELVKADKLHTYCQTVTGKTIGENLKDIAIEDERVIKPYDQPLKENAGFIVLSGNLFEAGLLKTSVIGDDFRKKYLQRAGDENAWEGTAVVFDGPEDYHHRINDPDLPIDENSLLFVRYCGPVGYPGSAEVVNMLPPDRLVQAGISELPCIGDGRQSGTSASPSILNASPEATVGGGLAFLKTGDRVRIDLNTCTANVLVSDRELAQRKKDWKQPDLVHQTPWQELYRQTVGQLADGACLELAVKYQNVRDNTPRHSH; encoded by the coding sequence GCGCGAAGAACTCCAATCGGGCAAACCCGTTATCGGCATCGCGCAAACGGGGGGCGACCTCACCCCCTGCAATCGCATTCACGTCGAATTGGTCGATCGCGTCAAAGCAGGTATCCGCGACAACGGCGGCATACCCTTTGAATTTCCCGTACACCCCATTGCTGAACAGGGCAAAAGGCCCACGGCTGCCCTTGACCGCAACCTCGCCTACCTCGGACTGGTCGAAATCCTGCACGGCTATCCCATTGACGGCGTCGTCCTCACCACAGGATGTGACAAAACCACACCCGCCTGCATCATGGCCACCTGCACCATGAACCTCCCCTCCATCGTCCTGTCTGGCGGCCCCATGCTCGATGGGCACTGGCGCGGTCGTCTGGCTGGATCGGGCACGGTTGTATGGGAAGCCCGCGAACGCTATGCGGCTGGAGAAATCGACTACGACGGATTCATGGATATCGTCACATCATCCTCGCCCAGTGTGGGTCACTGCAACACAATGGGAACCGCCCTATCCATGAACGCATTAGCTGAAGCACTTGGACTATCGCTTACCGGATGTGCGGCCATCCCCGCCCCCTATCGCGCCCGCAAGCAAATGGCCTATCGCACGGGCCTGCGCATCGTCGATATGGTCAAAGAAGATCTCACCCCGGACAAGGTCCTCACGCCAGAAGCCTTCCAAAACGCCATTGTCGTCAACTCAGCGCTCGGCGGTTCGACAAACGCACCGGTCCATATCACTGCCATGGCGCGACACATCGGGCTGGAACTGCCGGCAAAAGACTGGCAAACCCATGGTCACCACATACCCCTGCTCGTCAACTGTCAGCCCGCAGGCGAATACCTCGGCGAAGCCTTTTATCGCGCCGGTGGCGTGCCCGCCGTCATGGCCGAACTCGTCAAAGCCGACAAACTCCACACCTACTGCCAGACCGTCACCGGCAAAACCATAGGTGAAAATCTCAAAGACATCGCCATTGAAGACGAGCGCGTCATCAAACCCTATGATCAACCCTTAAAAGAAAACGCCGGGTTCATCGTACTCAGCGGCAACCTCTTTGAAGCAGGCTTGCTCAAAACCTCTGTAATAGGCGACGACTTCCGCAAAAAATATCTCCAGCGCGCAGGCGATGAAAACGCCTGGGAAGGCACAGCTGTGGTCTTCGATGGCCCCGAAGATTATCACCACCGCATAAACGATCCCGATTTACCCATCGACGAAAATTCCCTGCTCTTCGTGCGCTATTGCGGCCCCGTGGGCTATCCCGGCTCAGCCGAAGTCGTCAACATGCTCCCGCCTGACCGCCTCGTGCAGGCGGGCATTTCCGAACTGCCCTGCATCGGCGATGGACGTCAAAGCGGCACCTCTGCCAGCCCATCCATACTCAACGCCTCGCCCGAAGCCACAGTGGGCGGTGGGCTCGCCTTTCTCAAGACGGGTGACCGCGTGCGCATCGACCTCAACACCTGCACGGCCAATGTCCTCGTAAGCGACCGAGAACTCGCCCAGCGCAAAAAGGACTGGAAACAACCCGATCTGGTCCACCAGACACCCTGGCAAGAACTCTATCGCCAAACTGTGGGCCAACTCGCCGATGGCGCGTGTTTGGAACTGGCCGTCAAATACCAGAATGTGCGCGACAACACCCCTCGCCATTCGCATTAA
- the modB gene encoding molybdate ABC transporter permease subunit, whose protein sequence is MFPTPEEYTVLVLSLKVGLLSVVISLPFAVLLGWVLARKNFRGKLILDGLCHLPLVLPPVVVGYLLLLLLGRRGFLGQILSDWFGLQIAFTWRGAVLSAAVVGFPLMLRAVRLAIESIDPRLERAARTLGANPLRAFFSITLRLATPGVLVGSLLTFARSLGEFGATITFVSNIAGETRTLPLAIFTYINQPDGEAAAARLVILSIILSLGALIASETVARKMKN, encoded by the coding sequence ATATTCCCAACCCCCGAAGAATACACCGTCCTCGTCCTATCGCTTAAAGTGGGTCTGCTCTCCGTGGTGATAAGCCTGCCCTTTGCCGTATTGTTGGGATGGGTGCTGGCGCGCAAAAACTTTCGGGGCAAGCTCATCCTCGACGGCCTGTGTCACCTGCCCCTTGTATTGCCGCCTGTAGTTGTCGGGTATCTGCTGCTCCTCCTGTTGGGCCGCCGGGGTTTTCTGGGTCAAATTTTGAGCGACTGGTTTGGTTTGCAAATCGCATTTACCTGGCGAGGTGCTGTCCTATCCGCTGCTGTAGTGGGCTTTCCACTCATGTTAAGAGCTGTTCGCCTCGCCATAGAAAGTATTGATCCCCGTCTTGAGCGCGCTGCCCGCACCCTCGGTGCCAATCCGCTACGCGCCTTTTTCTCCATAACGCTGCGCCTTGCTACACCGGGCGTACTCGTTGGCTCCCTCCTCACATTTGCCCGCAGCCTTGGCGAATTTGGTGCCACCATCACCTTTGTCTCCAATATCGCTGGCGAAACCCGCACACTCCCACTCGCCATTTTCACGTACATCAATCAGCCCGACGGCGAAGCCGCTGCCGCACGCCTCGTCATACTCTCCATCATCCTATCTCTGGGCGCGCTCATCGCCAGCGAGACCGTCGCCCGAAAAATGAAAAATTAA
- the modC gene encoding molybdenum ABC transporter ATP-binding protein, with protein sequence MLTLCVHRQLAEFTLEINVTCTYPVTAIFGPSGCGKTTLLNLISGLMRPDSGQISIDNTILFHAEKGIDLPPEKRRIGHVFQDDLLFPHLTVRQNLLYGYQFLASSERKFHPDTIIDLLELNTLLDRLPNLLSGGERQRVALGRAILTSPRLLIMDEPLTSLDQELKDRIMPYLRHIRTDLGIPMLYVSHAIGEILQLTGQVIVLNRGQVLAHGDFFTIAHQPKILPLLEAHGFENVLPVEIIAPNRVQYNNQTLHIPPCDRTSGTHIFIGIRANDIILCRQRPAGLSIRNAISGRVLDIVETHGRRLVYIDVGKRLAAEVTPEAIEELALKIGDPVICLIKTHAIRIGPDVS encoded by the coding sequence ATGCTCACCCTTTGCGTACACAGGCAACTCGCCGAATTTACCCTCGAAATCAATGTGACGTGTACCTATCCCGTCACCGCGATATTTGGACCTTCGGGCTGCGGCAAAACCACCCTCCTGAACCTCATAAGCGGCCTGATGCGACCAGATAGCGGTCAAATCAGCATTGATAACACCATTTTATTCCACGCTGAAAAAGGCATTGACCTGCCACCGGAAAAGCGACGCATAGGCCATGTATTTCAAGACGATTTGCTCTTTCCACACCTGACCGTGCGCCAGAATCTCCTGTACGGGTATCAATTTCTCGCGTCATCAGAACGCAAATTTCATCCCGACACCATTATCGACCTGCTCGAACTAAACACCCTGCTCGACCGCCTCCCAAATCTCCTCTCGGGCGGAGAACGCCAGCGCGTCGCCCTGGGACGAGCCATTCTGACTTCTCCCAGATTACTCATCATGGATGAACCTCTGACCTCGCTCGATCAAGAGCTTAAAGACCGCATCATGCCCTATCTGCGCCACATTCGCACGGATTTGGGCATCCCCATGCTCTACGTCAGTCACGCAATTGGTGAAATCCTGCAACTCACCGGACAGGTCATTGTGCTCAATCGCGGGCAGGTACTCGCGCATGGAGACTTCTTTACTATCGCTCACCAGCCCAAAATTCTGCCCCTGCTCGAAGCGCACGGTTTTGAAAATGTCCTGCCCGTTGAAATCATCGCACCAAATCGCGTACAATACAACAATCAGACCCTCCACATCCCACCCTGTGACCGCACATCGGGCACGCATATATTTATAGGCATTCGGGCAAACGACATCATTTTGTGCCGACAACGGCCTGCTGGTTTAAGCATACGCAATGCCATCTCTGGACGAGTCCTCGACATCGTTGAAACACATGGCCGACGCCTCGTGTACATCGATGTAGGCAAACGCCTCGCCGCTGAAGTCACGCCCGAAGCGATAGAGGAATTGGCTTTAAAAATCGGCGACCCCGTAATTTGCCTCATAAAAACACACGCCATTCGCATAGGCCCAGATGTCTCTTGA
- a CDS encoding RNA polymerase sigma factor — MQYAEERDLVRRTLNGDAGAFNSLYKRHYARILATLIGRTRNRHDAEDLMQVTFLRAYRGLSGFRGEAAFSTWLMQIALNVCTTHMRSKQARRSWQQTIEDPQLGYRDTWEPANTERPDDALSRKECREILEESIEELPQRYRHAVRLRYVQDRSYAEIARELGVPMGTLKTWLHRARHQLQESLNNTELAAM, encoded by the coding sequence ATGCAGTACGCAGAAGAGCGGGATCTGGTGCGCCGCACATTAAATGGCGATGCCGGGGCTTTCAACAGCCTTTACAAACGCCACTACGCCCGGATTCTCGCCACATTAATTGGACGAACCAGAAATCGACACGATGCTGAAGATTTGATGCAAGTGACTTTCTTGCGCGCCTATCGCGGTTTGTCCGGGTTCCGCGGGGAGGCTGCATTTTCAACCTGGCTGATGCAAATTGCCCTGAATGTGTGTACCACGCACATGCGATCCAAACAAGCCCGTAGATCGTGGCAGCAAACCATTGAAGATCCACAACTCGGTTATCGAGATACCTGGGAGCCAGCCAATACAGAGCGTCCCGACGATGCATTGTCTCGAAAAGAATGCCGCGAAATACTCGAAGAAAGCATAGAAGAACTGCCACAGCGATATCGCCATGCCGTGCGATTGCGCTATGTACAGGATCGATCCTATGCAGAAATTGCCAGAGAACTCGGTGTGCCGATGGGCACCCTGAAAACCTGGCTTCATCGCGCGCGACACCAGTTGCAAGAATCTCTTAACAACACGGAACTTGCGGCAATGTAA
- a CDS encoding YgiT-type zinc finger protein: protein MHCDICGRENAHIHKIDRLYGKGKHTVTIRNIPLAICSACDERYFAPRIPDNVEQLSPVLHKHSESTCLV, encoded by the coding sequence ATGCACTGTGACATTTGCGGGCGCGAAAACGCGCACATCCACAAAATCGACCGTCTGTATGGCAAGGGGAAACACACCGTCACCATTCGCAATATACCCCTTGCGATATGTTCGGCCTGTGATGAACGCTATTTTGCGCCTCGCATACCCGACAATGTCGAGCAACTGAGTCCAGTACTTCACAAACACTCAGAATCGACCTGTCTTGTATAA
- a CDS encoding YgiT-type zinc finger protein: protein MHCDICGRENAYIHKLDRTYGKGKHTITIRNISLAICSACDERYFASPMPDNAEQLSPVLHTEAKYSEVMYLV from the coding sequence ATGCACTGCGACATTTGCGGCCGTGAAAATGCGTACATCCACAAACTTGACCGCACGTATGGCAAGGGGAAACATACCATTACCATTCGCAATATTTCCCTTGCGATATGTTCGGCCTGTGATGAACGCTATTTTGCGTCCCCCATGCCCGACAACGCTGAGCAACTGAGCCCAGTGCTACACACTGAGGCCAAATATTCAGAAGTGATGTATCTCGTCTAA